CGCTGGACGCCTACGCCGAACTGCGCGCGGTGATCCGCCGCAGCACGGTGGAGGTGCTGTTCGGCGACCGGCTCGCCGCCGACAGCGAGGTGATCGGGCGGCGGCTGCAGGTCGCGCTCGCGGCCGTCGACCGCAACTTCGTGCTGCAGATGGTGCTGCGGTCGGTGCCCAACCCCTACATGAGGCGCGTCGCGGCGTCGCGGGCGCTGGTCGCCCGGCGGGTGGACGAGGAGATCGAGCGGCGGCTGCGCGAGGGCGGCGAGTACGACGACGTGCTGGGCATGCTGCTGTCCTCGCGCGACGAGGACGGCGCGGGCCTGACCCGCCAGGAACTCCAGGACCAGGTCATCAGCCTGATCTCGGCCGGGTACGACACCACCAGCGCCGCGATGGCGTGGGCGGTGCACGCGCTGCTGTCCCATCCGGAGGCCGAGGAGCGGGCGCGGCGGGAGGTGGCCGAGGTGGTCGGCGACCGGCCGGTCGAGGCCGCCGACCTGCCCGCGCTGGAGTACCTGGACGGGGTGGTGAACGAGACGCTGCGGCTGTTCCCGCCCGCCGTGCTCAGCGCCCGCGTCCCGGTCGAGGACTTCTCCTACGGCGGGTACCGGGTCCCGGCGGGGGCGATGGTGTTCTACTCGCCGTTCGTCACCCACCGGATGCCGGAGGTGTGGCCGCAGGCGGGGCGGTTCCGGCCCGAGCGGTGGGACCGG
The sequence above is a segment of the Actinomadura coerulea genome. Coding sequences within it:
- a CDS encoding cytochrome P450; amino-acid sequence: MAPDTPVRAPRPRKASTAGGRARGPSPSLTVRHGIGFTRNPCASLLRLHAEAGPVAVVGTRRMPFVHLFGPDANAFVFANSGLFRWREAFDLLVPVNGETALIVSDGDDHRRRRRLVQPAFHHRRVAGYVARMAANTDAALESWRPGRTLDAYAELRAVIRRSTVEVLFGDRLAADSEVIGRRLQVALAAVDRNFVLQMVLRSVPNPYMRRVAASRALVARRVDEEIERRLREGGEYDDVLGMLLSSRDEDGAGLTRQELQDQVISLISAGYDTTSAAMAWAVHALLSHPEAEERARREVAEVVGDRPVEAADLPALEYLDGVVNETLRLFPPAVLSARVPVEDFSYGGYRVPAGAMVFYSPFVTHRMPEVWPQAGRFRPERWDRSSALYRPTTPATYLPFGGGPHRCIGSTLATVEIKTMLACLLRRTRLSLVSPAATPTSVTAMRPRGGVPVRVLG